Proteins found in one Physeter macrocephalus isolate SW-GA chromosome 17, ASM283717v5, whole genome shotgun sequence genomic segment:
- the DUS2 gene encoding tRNA-dihydrouridine(20) synthase [NAD(P)+]-like isoform X1, with the protein MIVNSLSLCYHNKLILAPMVRVGTLPMRLLALDYGADIVYCEELIDLKMLQCKRVVNEALSTVDFVAPDNRVVFRTCEREQSRVVFQMGTSDAERALAVARLVENDVAGIDVNMGCPKEYSTKGGMGAALLSDPDKIEKILSTLVKGTQRPVTCKIRVLPSLEDTLSLVKRIERTGIAAIAVHGRKREERPQHPVSCEAIKAVAETLSIPVIANGGSHDHIQGYLDIEDFRQATAASSVMVARAAMWNPSIFLKEGPRPLEEVMQKYIRYAVQYDNHYTNTKYCLCQMLREQLESPQGRLLHAAQSSQEICEAFGLGAFYEETTRELDARRAKLLARSPEEVEEPAEDTSGIIKMAVKFDRRAYSPQITPKMCLLEWCRREKLAQPVYETVQRSLDRLFCSVVTVAEQKYQSTLWDKSKKLAEQAAAIVCLRSQGLPEGRLGEEGPSLHKRKREAPDQDTGDPRAQEPAMPGELCKKRFLALASGKESPLEGW; encoded by the exons GAGCTGATTGACCTCAAGATGCTTCAGTGCAAGAGAGTTGTCAATG AGGCGCTCAGCACAGTCGACTTTGTTGCTCCCGACAACCGAGTAGTCTTCCGCACCTGCGAAAGAGAGCAGAGCAGGGTCGTCTTCCAGATG GGGACTTCAGATGCAGAGCGAGCTCTTGCTGTGGCCAGGCTTGT AGAAAATGATGTGGCTGGTATCGACGTCAACATGGGCTGTCCTAAAGAGTATTCCACCAAG GGAGGAATGGGAGCTGCCCTGCTATCAGATCCTGACAAGATTGAGAAG ATCCTCAGCACTCTTGTTAAAGGGACACAGAGACCTGTGACCTGCAAGATTCGCGTCCTGCCATCG CTGGAAGATACCCTGAGCCTTGTTAAGCGGATAGAGAGGACCGGCATTGCAGCCATCGCGGTTCATGGGAG GAAGCGGGAGGAGCGACCTCAGCACCCTGTCAGCTGTGAAGCCATCAAAGCCGTCGCCGAAACCCTCTCCATTCCTGTCATAGCCAA TGGAGGATCTCACGACCACATCCAAGGATATTTGGATATAGAGGACTTTCGACAAGCCACGGCAGCCTCTTCAGTGATGGTGGCCCGAGCGGCCATGTGGAATCCATCCATCTTCCTCAAGGAGGGTCCACGACCCTTGGAGGAGGTCATGCAGAAGTACATCAGATAC GCTGTGCAGTATGACAACCACTACACCAACACCAAGTACTGCTTGTGCCAGATGCTACGAGAGCAGCTGGAGTCGCCCCAGGGGAGGTTGCTCCACGCCGCCCAGTCTTCCCAGGAAATTTG TGAGGCCTTTGGCCTTGGTGCCTTCTATGAGGAGACCACACGAGAGCTGGACGCCCGGCGGGCCAAACTCTTGgccaggagcccagaggaggtggaggagccaGCTGAAGATACCTCTGGTATCATTAAGATGGCTGTCAAGTTTGACCG gAGAGCATACTCACCCCAGATCACCCCCAAGATGTGCCTGCTGGAGTGGTGCCGGAGGGAGAAGTTGGCACAGCCTGTGTATGAAACG GTTCAACGGTCCCTGGATCGCCTCTTCTGTTCTGTTGTCACTGTAGCTGAACAAAAGTACCAGTCCACCTTGTG GGACAAGTCCAAGAAACTGGCGGAGCAGGCTGCAGCCATCGTCTGTCTGCGGAGCCAGGGCCTCCCTGAGGGTCGGCTGGGTGAGGAGGGCCCCTCCTTGCACAAGCGCAAGCGGGAGGCCCCTGACCAAGACACTGGGGACCCTAGAGCTCAGGAGCCAGCCATGCCTGGGGAGCTGTGCAAGAAGCGCTTTTTAGCCTTGGCAAGTGGTAAAGAGAGCCCCCTGGAAGGCTGGTGA
- the DUS2 gene encoding tRNA-dihydrouridine(20) synthase [NAD(P)+]-like isoform X3, translated as MIVNSLSLCYHNKLILAPMVRVGTLPMRLLALDYGADIVYCEELIDLKMLQCKRVVNEALSTVDFVAPDNRVVFRTCEREQSRVVFQMGTSDAERALAVARLVENDVAGIDVNMGCPKEYSTKGGMGAALLSDPDKIEKILSTLVKGTQRPVTCKIRVLPSVKISHLKLEDTLSLVKRIERTGIAAIAVHGRKREERPQHPVSCEAIKAVAETLSIPVIANGGSHDHIQGYLDIEDFRQATAASSVMVARAAMWNPSIFLKEGPRPLEEVMQKYIRYAVQYDNHYTNTKYCLCQMLREQLESPQGRLLHAAQSSQEICEAFGLGAFYEETTRELDARRAKLLARSPEEVEEPAEDTSGIIKMAVKFDRRAYSPQITPKMCLLEWCRREKLAQPVYETVQRSLDRLFCSVVTVAEQKYQSTLWDKSKKLAEQAAAIVCLRSQGLPEGRLGEEGPSLHKRKREAPDQDTGDPRAQEPAMPGELCKKRFLALASGKESPLEGW; from the exons GAGCTGATTGACCTCAAGATGCTTCAGTGCAAGAGAGTTGTCAATG AGGCGCTCAGCACAGTCGACTTTGTTGCTCCCGACAACCGAGTAGTCTTCCGCACCTGCGAAAGAGAGCAGAGCAGGGTCGTCTTCCAGATG GGGACTTCAGATGCAGAGCGAGCTCTTGCTGTGGCCAGGCTTGT AGAAAATGATGTGGCTGGTATCGACGTCAACATGGGCTGTCCTAAAGAGTATTCCACCAAG GGAGGAATGGGAGCTGCCCTGCTATCAGATCCTGACAAGATTGAGAAG ATCCTCAGCACTCTTGTTAAAGGGACACAGAGACCTGTGACCTGCAAGATTCGCGTCCTGCCATCGGTAAAGATCTCACATCTGAAG CTGGAAGATACCCTGAGCCTTGTTAAGCGGATAGAGAGGACCGGCATTGCAGCCATCGCGGTTCATGGGAG GAAGCGGGAGGAGCGACCTCAGCACCCTGTCAGCTGTGAAGCCATCAAAGCCGTCGCCGAAACCCTCTCCATTCCTGTCATAGCCAA TGGAGGATCTCACGACCACATCCAAGGATATTTGGATATAGAGGACTTTCGACAAGCCACGGCAGCCTCTTCAGTGATGGTGGCCCGAGCGGCCATGTGGAATCCATCCATCTTCCTCAAGGAGGGTCCACGACCCTTGGAGGAGGTCATGCAGAAGTACATCAGATAC GCTGTGCAGTATGACAACCACTACACCAACACCAAGTACTGCTTGTGCCAGATGCTACGAGAGCAGCTGGAGTCGCCCCAGGGGAGGTTGCTCCACGCCGCCCAGTCTTCCCAGGAAATTTG TGAGGCCTTTGGCCTTGGTGCCTTCTATGAGGAGACCACACGAGAGCTGGACGCCCGGCGGGCCAAACTCTTGgccaggagcccagaggaggtggaggagccaGCTGAAGATACCTCTGGTATCATTAAGATGGCTGTCAAGTTTGACCG gAGAGCATACTCACCCCAGATCACCCCCAAGATGTGCCTGCTGGAGTGGTGCCGGAGGGAGAAGTTGGCACAGCCTGTGTATGAAACG GTTCAACGGTCCCTGGATCGCCTCTTCTGTTCTGTTGTCACTGTAGCTGAACAAAAGTACCAGTCCACCTTGTG GGACAAGTCCAAGAAACTGGCGGAGCAGGCTGCAGCCATCGTCTGTCTGCGGAGCCAGGGCCTCCCTGAGGGTCGGCTGGGTGAGGAGGGCCCCTCCTTGCACAAGCGCAAGCGGGAGGCCCCTGACCAAGACACTGGGGACCCTAGAGCTCAGGAGCCAGCCATGCCTGGGGAGCTGTGCAAGAAGCGCTTTTTAGCCTTGGCAAGTGGTAAAGAGAGCCCCCTGGAAGGCTGGTGA